Proteins from a single region of Rhipicephalus sanguineus isolate Rsan-2018 chromosome 5, BIME_Rsan_1.4, whole genome shotgun sequence:
- the LOC119393872 gene encoding protein KTI12 homolog, producing MPLIVMCGLPCSGKSTRARELKERLKGTWPVELVSDDEGLARNDVYTDAAREKQLRDQLKSDVARLLSRDRLVILDAPNYIKGYRYELYCLVRGARTNHCVVQVLATQDQCKQWNAERPQLQQYTLEVMTALAERLESPDANNRWDRPLIQLSWDTDDAEAAKEVENALSDHQPLPPHRSTQNAPLVADLHERDQLTLNLVQTMLQSGDPTLPPAGKLHRLRRQFLAWSGTQPLSELPQLFNQYVRSGGDQC from the exons ATGCCACTCATAGTTATGTGCGGACTTCCTTGCAGCGGAAAATCAACGCGAGCGCGAGAGCTGAAGGAGCGCTTGAAGGGAACGTGGCCAGTCGAACTTGTCTCGGACGACGAAGGACTCGCACGGAACGACGTCTACACAG ATGCGGCACGGGAGAAGCAGTTGCGTGACCAGCTAAAGTCGGATGTGGCACG GTTGCTTTCGCGAGACCGGCTGGTGATACTCGATGCTCCAAACTATATCAAAG GCTACCGGTACGAGTTGTATTGCCTGGTGCGTGGGGCACGGACCAACCATTGTGTG GTGCAAGTGCTGGCTACTCAGGACCAGTGCAAGCAGTGGAATGCAGAGCGACCTCAATTACAGCAGTACACGCTGGAGGT GATGACTGCGTTGGCTGAGAGACTTGAGTCGCCCGATGCGAACAACCGCTGGGACCGGCCACTCATTCAGTTGTCCTGGGACACTGACGATGCAGAGGCTGCCAAAGAGGTTGAGAACGCACTGTCGGACCATCAGCCGCTGCCACCACACCGTTCCACACAGAAC GCACCTTTGGTTGCAGACCTCCACGAGCGCGACCAGTTGACACTCAACTTAGTGCAGACGATGCTGCAGTCTGGTGACCCAA CGCTGCCACCTGCTGGCAAGCTGCACAGGCTGCGACGGCAGTTTTTGGCTTGGAGTGGGACACAGCCCCTGTCCGAACTGCCACAGCTGTTCAACCAGTACGTCCGGAGTGGTGGCGACCAGTGCTAG